A genomic region of Mesobacillus jeotgali contains the following coding sequences:
- the lysA gene encoding diaminopimelate decarboxylase, giving the protein MEFHGTAKVNRLGHLEIGGVDTIELAEKYGTPLYVYDVALIRERARAFKRTFETAGITAQVAYASKAFSTVAMVQLAAEEQLSLDVVSGGELYTALAAGFPTERIHFHGNNKSREELVMALENNVGCIVVDNFYELDMLKDICKEKNTAVKVLLRVTPGIEAHTHDYILTGQEDSKFGFDLQNGQADAAMKLCLEDKNIDVLGLHCHIGSQIFETTGFILAAQKIFEKLHQWKKDLSFNSTVLNLGGGFGIRYTDEDDPIPAAQYVEEIITEVKKQASHYSMNMPEIWIEPGRSLVGDAGTTLYRIGSRKDVPNVRQYVAVDGGMSDNIRPALYQAKYEAILANRVMDKPEETVSIAGKCCESGDMLIWDLPLPKSGDQDLLAVFCTGAYGYSMANNYNRLPRPAVVFLEDSKDTLVVRRETFEDMVKLDLPFKEKVKN; this is encoded by the coding sequence ATGGAATTTCATGGAACTGCAAAGGTTAACCGACTAGGGCATTTGGAAATTGGCGGTGTCGATACAATCGAATTAGCTGAAAAATATGGAACCCCGCTGTATGTTTATGACGTGGCCTTGATCAGGGAGCGTGCAAGAGCTTTTAAAAGAACTTTCGAGACTGCCGGAATTACCGCTCAAGTAGCGTATGCGAGCAAAGCTTTTTCAACCGTAGCGATGGTGCAATTAGCTGCGGAGGAACAACTTTCGCTTGATGTCGTTTCTGGCGGCGAGCTCTATACGGCGCTAGCTGCTGGCTTCCCTACAGAAAGAATCCATTTCCATGGAAACAATAAAAGCCGGGAAGAGCTGGTAATGGCTCTTGAGAACAATGTCGGCTGTATCGTAGTCGATAACTTTTATGAACTCGACATGCTGAAGGATATTTGCAAAGAGAAGAATACAGCAGTCAAAGTTCTATTACGAGTTACACCTGGTATTGAAGCACATACACATGATTATATTTTAACTGGCCAGGAAGATTCAAAGTTTGGATTTGATTTACAGAATGGACAGGCTGATGCGGCTATGAAACTTTGCCTTGAAGACAAGAATATTGATGTTCTCGGACTGCATTGCCATATAGGTTCACAGATTTTCGAAACAACAGGATTCATCCTCGCAGCACAGAAGATTTTTGAAAAACTCCATCAATGGAAAAAGGATCTGTCTTTCAACTCTACAGTCCTCAATCTTGGCGGTGGTTTTGGGATTCGCTATACCGATGAAGATGATCCTATTCCTGCAGCACAATATGTAGAAGAGATTATTACTGAGGTCAAAAAGCAAGCTTCTCACTATTCGATGAATATGCCGGAAATCTGGATCGAGCCAGGACGTTCCCTTGTTGGGGATGCCGGTACCACCCTTTACCGCATCGGCTCTAGAAAGGATGTTCCAAATGTCCGCCAGTACGTTGCTGTCGATGGCGGAATGAGCGATAATATTCGTCCGGCATTGTACCAGGCTAAATACGAAGCAATCCTTGCAAACAGAGTAATGGACAAACCTGAAGAGACCGTATCGATTGCCGGGAAGTGTTGTGAATCGGGAGATATGCTAATCTGGGACCTTCCGCTGCCAAAGTCTGGTGACCAAGATCTTCTGGCTGTTTTTTGTACGGGTGCCTACGGGTATTCAATGGCCAATAACTATAATCGCCTTCCAAGGCCTGCGGTCGTTTTCTTGGAGGATTCCAAGGACACACTGGTGGTCCGCCGCGAAACATTTGAAGACATGGTAAAATTGGATCTTCCTTTTAAAGAAAAGGTGAAAAATTAA